The Candidatus Sericytochromatia bacterium nucleotide sequence CCCTGTCGCAGGCGGCCGCGCACGCGGTTCAGCTGGGCCAGGAGGCCGAGACGGCTGCCCTGTCGCCGCTGGAGGACCGCCCCGTGCCGGGCTCTGTGCGGGGCCGACTTTCGCTGCGCTGTCTTGGCTCTCTGGAAGCGCGCCGTGACGGGGTTCTGATCGATCACTGGCCTCGACGAAAAGCCAAGTGGATTTTGTCGGCCCTGTTGCTCCATCCACGTGGACTGACCCTGAGCCAGTTGAGTGAATGCCTGGGCGGGGGCGCACTGCCCACCCAGGCGGCCCTGACCACCCTCAAAGTCGATGTTTCCGCCCTGCGACGCGTGCTGGAACCAAATTTGGCCAAGGGGCAGCCGTCCTCCTACGTGCTGACGCAGGACGACCGCTACGTCTTGAACTGGGAACTGGTCGAGTTTTTCGACCTGCGCTGCTTCGAGGAGGCGGGCCATCGCGGCGATCGCCTGAAAGCCGAGGATGCGGCTGCGGCGGCGGAGGCCTACGAGGAGGCCCTGAGGTTGTTGCGCGGGGGGTTGCTGGAGGATGGACTGGCAGGGCAGCACTTCGAGGCTGAACGGGAACAGGTGCATCGTCGCAGCGTGGGCTGGCTGATCTGGTTGGCCTCCCATTACGAGGCCACAGGGGCATCTGCTGACGCCTTGCGCTGCTTGACCCGTGCCGTCACGGTTTCTCCCACCGACGAGGAGCCCTATGTGGCCATGATGGGCTACCAGCAACGCATGGGTCGGCCGGACCGGATCCGCCAGGTCTACTGGGATTGCCGCAAGGCGCTCAAGTCACGCTTGGGCCTGGCGCCCAGTCCTCATTTCGAGGCTTGCTACACGCAGCTTGCCACCGCCAAGAGTTGAACGCCGCGCGCCAGTCTGGGAATCTTGAAGGCGGCCGTTGCCCCCTCGTGACCCCGCTCGACCCTGCTCAGTCTGTCGCCTCGGCCTGCTCAGCGATGGCGCGCGCTTGCCTCAACCAGGTGGTGGTGTGCTCCGACAGCCAGCTACGAGCCTTGAGGGTCCCGAAATGATGGTCCGCCAGCGGGCAGGCGTGTCCCTCTGCCCCCGGGCGTTCCTCGACCAGGGCCGCGGCGTTCTCCGAGGTGGCGACGGTGTCGTCCTCACCCCAGAGGACCAGCAAGGGCTTGTTCCACTCGCACAGGGCGGCCAGCGGGTCCAGATCGACCAGCTCCTTCAGGAAGGTGCGGCCGACTCGGAAGCCTCCGGCGTCCATCCAGCCCTGGCGCTGGATTTCCGGGTGTGCCGCATACAGGCCGAGGCGGGCGAAGATGGGCACGGGGAACACGATCGGGCTCCACATGACCATGGCGCTGACCGCCGGGTGTTGGGCGAGCTGGCTGGCGATCGCCCCGCCCAGGCCAAACCCCAACAGCGTGACACAGGACCCCATGACGGAGGGGTTGTGGGAGGCATGCGCCAGAACAGCTTCGACATCCC carries:
- a CDS encoding alpha/beta fold hydrolase; its protein translation is MHEPTFEILLDDTTLRGSWTLPEGPGPHPLVVWLHDFGSNRSESRGLFVTGARHLAACGFASLRFDFRGFGESGGQSADSTISTMVRDVEAVLAHASHNPSVMGSCVTLLGFGLGGAIASQLAQHPAVSAMVMWSPIVFPVPIFARLGLYAAHPEIQRQGWMDAGGFRVGRTFLKELVDLDPLAALCEWNKPLLVLWGEDDTVATSENAAALVEERPGAEGHACPLADHHFGTLKARSWLSEHTTTWLRQARAIAEQAEATD